From Bufo gargarizans isolate SCDJY-AF-19 chromosome 10, ASM1485885v1, whole genome shotgun sequence, the proteins below share one genomic window:
- the LOC122920621 gene encoding PSME3-interacting protein-like → MVLVHNAQTIAATSTEHKKKDVEKKPLTKPLDNKNKFSQSKLLAGAVRHKSNSEGPGAKKLKLDQEHEKLIETHSSSVGSSYTAGSRVHCPPASVCIGILPGLGAYSGSSDSESSSDSEATINNMGKIVSSVFRSGTFLDAP, encoded by the exons ATGGTCTTAGTCCACAATGCACAGACAATAGCTGCCACATCCACAGAGCATAAGAAGAAGGATGTCGAGAAGAAGCCGCTGACAAAACCCCTGGACAACAAGAATAAGTTTTCTCAGTCAAAGTTACTGGCGGGGGCCGTTCGGCACAAGAG taattcTGAAGGCCCTGGAGCAAAGAAATTAAAGCTTGATCAGGAACATGAGAAGTTAATAG AGACCCATTCTAGCTCTGTTGGGAGCTCCTATACCGCCGGTTCCCGAGTCCATTGTCCTCCAGCCTCCGTCTGTATTGGAATCTTACCGGGCCTAGGCGCCTATTCAGGAAGCAGTGACTCCGAGTCCAGCTCCGACAGCGAAGCCACTATCAACAACATGGGAAAGATTGTCTCCTCCGTTTTCCGCTCAGGCACTTTCCTTGATGCACCTTAA